A single Candidatus Angelobacter sp. DNA region contains:
- a CDS encoding RNA polymerase sigma factor codes for MSDQIQTLCDRAREGDASAASELVELHYAPIYAYLRRLCGDDEEAADLTQKSFFKAWLSLASFQGRSRFGTWLHGIAYHVYVDWRRSRRPADPRSDEWWESCADTGAGPFQNVEERDLSRRVYALVERLDDGARQVVHLHYYQGLSLSETAEALNIAASTVKYRLREALDFLRARTAEPHLRNA; via the coding sequence ATGAGCGACCAGATTCAAACGTTATGCGACCGCGCCCGGGAAGGCGATGCTTCGGCGGCGTCCGAACTGGTTGAGCTTCACTATGCGCCCATCTATGCCTACCTGCGCCGGCTCTGTGGCGACGACGAAGAAGCGGCCGACCTTACTCAAAAATCGTTTTTCAAGGCGTGGCTTTCCCTTGCTTCGTTTCAAGGACGATCCCGATTCGGCACCTGGCTGCACGGCATCGCTTATCACGTTTATGTGGACTGGCGGCGATCCCGCCGACCCGCCGACCCACGGAGTGATGAGTGGTGGGAGTCATGCGCGGACACTGGCGCCGGCCCATTTCAAAACGTTGAGGAACGGGACCTGTCCCGGCGTGTTTATGCCTTGGTCGAGCGCCTTGATGACGGCGCCCGGCAGGTCGTGCACCTTCACTACTATCAGGGCCTGTCTCTCAGCGAAACCGCGGAGGCGCTGAACATCGCCGCGAGCACGGTGAAGTACCGTTTGCGCGAGGCGCTGGACTTTC